A genomic region of Thermodesulfobium narugense DSM 14796 contains the following coding sequences:
- the rpoZ gene encoding DNA-directed RNA polymerase subunit omega — MIAPSLENALKMIPSRYALVIVAVKRAKEIKSNKDIFATNVSDPLEQAFEEIASGKIKFTISK; from the coding sequence GTGATAGCGCCGAGCCTGGAAAATGCTTTGAAAATGATACCATCAAGATATGCTCTAGTTATTGTAGCTGTAAAAAGGGCAAAAGAGATAAAGAGCAACAAAGACATTTTTGCAACTAATGTTAGCGATCCTCTCGAACAAGCATTTGAAGAAATTGCAAGTGGAAAAATAAAGTTCACTATAAGTAAATAA
- the coaBC gene encoding bifunctional phosphopantothenoylcysteine decarboxylase/phosphopantothenate--cysteine ligase CoaBC, whose amino-acid sequence MKILFGICGGISAYKAASFVSSLVKEGNEVNVVMTQNATRFVSPLTFEALTKNVCYSDSNLPSGKDAVAHITLPQSSDVFVICPATANTISKIALGIADNLLTTMAIARKCPLVLVPAMNDVMWSNPSLQDNVKRLLAQDVIFFGPTYGRLACESVGSGRMLEVSELLEMFNYHFYPKKDFVGKRILITAGPTREPIDPVRYISNRSSGKMGFAFAQIASLRGAQVKLISGPTSLSTPYMVERIDIETTEEMLKSVLDNFEFCDVLVMAAAVSDFKVDQQSSKKIKKKNSLELNLIANPDILKEISSLKKNQVVIGFAAETENLSENASKKLVEKKLDYIVANRISETGFPFGSENNEVLILSASGECYELNSTKIDIASFILDIIKERISF is encoded by the coding sequence TTGAAAATACTTTTTGGTATTTGTGGTGGCATCTCTGCGTATAAAGCTGCAAGTTTCGTTTCTTCTTTAGTAAAGGAGGGAAACGAGGTAAATGTCGTGATGACACAGAATGCTACTAGATTTGTTTCCCCTTTAACGTTTGAGGCTCTAACAAAAAATGTTTGTTACAGCGATTCTAATTTGCCTTCGGGGAAAGATGCAGTAGCTCACATAACTTTACCTCAAAGTTCTGATGTTTTTGTTATATGTCCAGCTACGGCTAATACAATTTCAAAGATTGCATTGGGTATAGCTGATAACCTCCTTACCACAATGGCTATTGCAAGAAAGTGTCCACTAGTATTGGTTCCTGCAATGAACGATGTTATGTGGTCCAATCCTTCTTTGCAGGATAATGTAAAGAGATTATTGGCTCAAGATGTTATATTTTTTGGACCTACCTATGGTAGGCTTGCTTGCGAAAGCGTGGGGTCGGGTAGAATGTTAGAGGTATCTGAACTCTTAGAGATGTTTAACTATCATTTTTATCCAAAAAAGGATTTTGTTGGAAAAAGGATATTAATAACTGCAGGTCCTACTCGTGAACCTATAGATCCTGTTAGATATATTTCCAATAGGTCCTCAGGTAAGATGGGTTTTGCTTTTGCCCAAATCGCTTCTTTGAGAGGGGCCCAAGTAAAGCTTATTTCGGGACCTACCAGTTTAAGTACTCCTTATATGGTAGAAAGAATAGATATTGAAACTACAGAAGAGATGCTAAAGAGCGTTCTTGATAATTTTGAGTTTTGTGATGTGCTGGTTATGGCAGCTGCTGTTTCAGATTTTAAAGTTGATCAACAATCTTCAAAAAAGATAAAAAAGAAAAATAGCTTAGAGCTTAACCTTATAGCAAATCCTGATATACTTAAGGAAATTAGTTCATTAAAAAAAAACCAAGTAGTTATTGGATTTGCTGCTGAAACTGAAAATTTGAGCGAAAATGCAAGCAAAAAGCTAGTTGAAAAAAAATTAGATTATATAGTAGCTAATAGAATTAGCGAAACTGGATTCCCTTTTGGAAGTGAAAACAATGAGGTTTTAATCTTATCTGCAAGCGGCGAGTGCTACGAACTTAACTCAACAAAGATAGATATTGCAAGCTTCATTCTGGACATTATTAAGGAAAGAATCTCGTTCTAG
- the gmk gene encoding guanylate kinase: MFKKNEERKGLLFVVSGPSGVGKGTVIKELMQRDPLLCLSISMTSRSRRPNEVDGKDYFFVSESEFLEHIEKDNLLEWAKVHGNYYGTPKDYVLKKLSENNDVILEIDTRGASKIKSLYPDAILIFIVPPRWCDLRLRLETRSSENFDEIKRRLSRSIEEIEEYFIYDYIIVNNSVIEAASELECIIVAQRARRERREDIISKLRSEIQFGQEVI; the protein is encoded by the coding sequence GTGTTCAAAAAGAATGAGGAAAGAAAAGGTTTACTATTTGTGGTTTCTGGTCCTTCTGGTGTAGGGAAGGGCACGGTAATTAAGGAATTGATGCAAAGGGATCCACTGCTTTGTCTTTCTATTTCTATGACCAGTAGATCTAGAAGACCTAACGAAGTTGATGGTAAAGATTACTTTTTTGTTTCTGAGTCAGAGTTTTTAGAACACATAGAAAAGGATAACCTTTTGGAATGGGCTAAGGTTCATGGTAATTATTATGGAACTCCAAAGGATTATGTTTTAAAAAAATTAAGTGAAAACAATGATGTTATTCTTGAAATAGATACCAGAGGTGCAAGTAAAATAAAGTCGTTGTACCCCGATGCAATTTTGATTTTTATTGTGCCTCCCAGATGGTGCGATCTTAGATTAAGATTGGAAACTAGGTCTTCTGAGAATTTTGATGAAATAAAAAGAAGACTTTCAAGATCGATTGAAGAGATAGAAGAATACTTTATATATGATTACATAATTGTGAATAATAGCGTTATAGAAGCAGCTAGCGAACTTGAATGTATAATTGTCGCTCAAAGAGCGAGAAGAGAAAGAAGAGAAGACATAATTTCAAAACTTAGATCAGAAATACAATTTGGACAGGAGGTAATTTAA
- a CDS encoding ATP-dependent Clp protease ATP-binding subunit, which yields MNPDKFTEQLRDSLESSQRVLMKFQNSQLDVEHLLYAMLTQQDGLVGKVLTRAGINKNDIKNRLESILNRLPKIQYSSSTPQIYITPSLKKVLDIAEEEAIRLKDEFVGVDHVLIAIVKEGESPASRLLNEYGITEEKVYQILKDIRGTQRVTDPGAEEKYQALEKYTRNLTQLALEGKLDPVIGRDEEIERVMQILSRRTKNNPVLIGEPGVGKTAIVDGIAQKIASNDVPEILKGKQLLALDMGALIAGTKFRGEFEERLKTIIDSVTKTQNYILFIDELHTVVGAGAAEGAIDASNLLKPALARGELRVIGATTLDEYKKYIEKDPALERRFQPVFVKEPSVDDTISILKGLRDKYEAHHRVKITDEAIESAAHLSERYISDRFLPDKAIDLIDEAAAKVRIQLSNMPTELKEMENKLSRLYQEGQEAVKREDYELAAKLKSESEALSKEFKEKRDKWLIDKKVNEVVDKEDIANLVSKWTGIPVTELVQEEVDKLTNMESILHKRIIGQDEAVVAVSEAIRRSRSGLKDPRRPVGSFLFLGPTGVGKTELSKALAAFLFKDENALVRIDMSEYMEKHSVSRLVGAPPGYVGYEEGGQLTEVIRRRPYSVILLDEIEKAHPDVFNILLQVLDDGRLTDGKGRTIDFRNTVIIMTSNLGSDILLNSNVEDEREFEKAKNRVLSLLNSTFRPEFLNRIDEIVVFKPLSRSDIEKIVELILNDIQERLNEKKIKLILTEEAKKFFAKEGYEPTMGARPLKRYIQKNLENLIAKELLNNKIKEGDTVKIVVDNNKIGLVVE from the coding sequence ATGAATCCAGATAAATTTACAGAACAGTTAAGAGACTCTTTGGAGTCTTCACAAAGAGTCTTAATGAAGTTCCAAAATAGCCAACTTGATGTAGAACATCTTTTATATGCGATGCTTACTCAACAAGATGGTCTTGTAGGGAAGGTTTTGACTAGAGCTGGAATTAATAAAAATGATATTAAAAATAGACTTGAATCTATTTTGAATAGGTTACCAAAGATACAATATTCATCTTCTACTCCCCAAATTTATATTACTCCATCTTTGAAGAAGGTTTTAGATATAGCTGAAGAAGAGGCGATCAGATTAAAAGACGAATTTGTTGGAGTAGATCACGTTTTGATTGCAATAGTAAAAGAAGGCGAGAGTCCAGCGTCACGCCTTTTAAACGAGTATGGTATCACAGAAGAAAAGGTTTATCAAATTCTTAAAGATATAAGAGGTACACAAAGAGTGACAGATCCAGGTGCAGAAGAAAAATATCAAGCTCTTGAAAAGTATACAAGAAATTTAACTCAACTTGCATTAGAGGGCAAGTTAGATCCTGTAATCGGTAGAGATGAAGAAATTGAGAGAGTTATGCAGATTCTTTCTAGAAGAACGAAAAACAACCCGGTTTTAATTGGTGAGCCCGGTGTTGGAAAAACGGCTATTGTTGATGGAATTGCACAAAAGATAGCTTCCAACGATGTGCCTGAGATATTAAAGGGAAAACAACTTTTAGCTCTCGACATGGGCGCCTTGATAGCTGGTACTAAATTTAGAGGTGAATTTGAGGAAAGGTTAAAAACAATCATTGATTCTGTAACTAAAACTCAAAATTATATTTTGTTCATTGATGAATTACATACTGTAGTTGGAGCAGGCGCTGCAGAAGGTGCCATTGATGCATCAAATTTACTTAAACCTGCTCTTGCAAGAGGTGAATTAAGGGTAATAGGTGCCACTACTCTTGATGAATATAAAAAATATATAGAAAAAGATCCTGCCCTTGAAAGAAGATTTCAACCTGTTTTTGTAAAAGAACCAAGCGTAGATGATACTATTTCTATTTTAAAAGGTTTAAGAGATAAATATGAGGCGCATCATAGGGTAAAAATTACAGATGAGGCAATTGAATCGGCTGCACATCTTTCCGAAAGATACATATCTGATAGATTTTTGCCAGACAAGGCTATTGATTTGATTGATGAAGCTGCTGCTAAAGTAAGAATTCAACTTTCTAATATGCCTACAGAACTTAAGGAAATGGAAAATAAGTTATCAAGGTTATATCAAGAGGGACAAGAAGCTGTAAAAAGAGAGGACTACGAATTAGCAGCAAAGCTAAAGAGCGAATCTGAAGCTCTTTCTAAAGAATTTAAAGAGAAAAGGGATAAATGGCTAATTGACAAGAAAGTTAACGAAGTAGTAGACAAAGAAGACATTGCAAATTTGGTTTCTAAATGGACAGGTATACCGGTTACAGAGCTTGTTCAAGAAGAAGTCGACAAATTAACTAATATGGAGAGCATTTTACATAAAAGAATTATTGGCCAAGATGAGGCTGTAGTTGCTGTTTCCGAGGCAATAAGGAGGTCAAGGTCAGGCCTGAAGGATCCGAGAAGGCCAGTAGGATCATTTCTCTTCCTTGGTCCAACTGGTGTGGGCAAAACTGAGTTAAGCAAAGCCCTTGCTGCATTTTTATTCAAGGATGAAAATGCTTTAGTTAGAATTGATATGTCAGAATATATGGAGAAGCACTCAGTTTCGAGGTTGGTAGGAGCTCCTCCTGGTTATGTAGGTTATGAAGAGGGTGGCCAATTAACAGAAGTTATCAGAAGAAGACCTTATTCTGTTATACTCTTAGACGAGATAGAAAAGGCTCATCCTGACGTTTTTAATATACTCTTACAGGTTCTTGACGATGGAAGATTGACAGATGGTAAGGGTAGGACTATAGATTTTAGAAATACTGTTATAATAATGACATCTAATCTTGGTTCTGATATACTATTAAATTCCAATGTTGAAGATGAAAGGGAATTTGAAAAGGCAAAGAACAGAGTTTTATCGCTATTAAATTCTACATTTAGACCAGAATTTTTAAATAGAATAGATGAAATTGTGGTTTTTAAACCTCTTTCTAGATCTGATATTGAAAAAATTGTTGAATTGATATTAAATGATATTCAAGAAAGATTGAATGAAAAGAAAATAAAACTAATACTTACCGAGGAAGCAAAGAAGTTTTTTGCGAAAGAGGGATATGAACCTACGATGGGAGCTAGACCTCTTAAAAGATATATACAGAAAAATTTGGAAAATCTTATTGCAAAGGAGCTTTTGAACAATAAAATTAAGGAAGGAGATACTGTGAAAATAGTGGTAGATAACAATAAGATTGGGTTGGTAGTTGAATAG
- a CDS encoding SDH family Clp fold serine proteinase: MNFFDIIWFIFIIFAFTPVLQQKYLENMRIRTIRSLEKKMGSRVITLIHRQETISFFGIPLSRYIDIDDSEQILRAIRLTEKDMPIDIILHTPGGLVLAAEQIAKALIRHPAPVRVFIPHYAMSGGTMLALAADEIYLDENAVLGPVDPQLGEYPAVSILQAVREKGIGNVDDRTLILADMSQKAINQVKSTIKRLLQDRMDSEKASFLAELFTSGKWTHDYPISYEEIKNLGISVRKDLPEEVYELMELYPQAGNRRPSVQFIPIPYKLPAKGNK, translated from the coding sequence GTGAATTTTTTTGACATAATTTGGTTTATTTTTATAATATTTGCTTTTACTCCTGTTTTGCAACAAAAATACCTGGAAAACATGAGAATTAGAACTATAAGGTCTTTGGAGAAAAAGATGGGTTCCAGAGTCATTACACTCATACACAGACAGGAGACTATATCCTTTTTTGGCATTCCTCTTTCCAGATATATTGATATAGATGATTCTGAACAAATTTTAAGGGCAATAAGGCTTACCGAAAAAGATATGCCTATTGACATTATACTTCATACACCAGGAGGATTGGTATTGGCAGCAGAGCAAATAGCAAAGGCTTTAATAAGACATCCGGCACCTGTGAGGGTGTTTATTCCTCATTATGCTATGTCTGGTGGCACTATGCTTGCTCTTGCTGCCGATGAAATATATCTTGATGAAAATGCAGTTCTTGGCCCCGTAGATCCTCAGCTAGGTGAGTATCCAGCTGTTTCTATTTTACAAGCCGTTAGAGAGAAGGGTATAGGAAATGTTGATGACAGAACGCTAATTTTAGCGGATATGTCACAAAAGGCTATTAATCAGGTGAAGAGTACTATTAAACGACTCCTACAGGATAGAATGGATTCAGAAAAGGCGTCATTTCTTGCTGAACTTTTTACAAGTGGGAAGTGGACGCACGATTATCCAATTTCCTATGAGGAAATTAAAAATTTGGGCATTTCGGTGAGAAAAGATTTGCCGGAAGAGGTGTATGAGCTAATGGAGTTATATCCTCAAGCGGGAAATAGAAGGCCTTCGGTACAATTTATTCCTATTCCTTATAAGCTTCCTGCGAAAGGTAATAAATAG